From a region of the Mauremys mutica isolate MM-2020 ecotype Southern chromosome 12, ASM2049712v1, whole genome shotgun sequence genome:
- the LOC123346939 gene encoding olfactory receptor 6F1-like — MDLMTSRETENQTSVQEFILLGFPGTWYFRMSLVVLFSVMYMLTILGNVSIIALVWIHPQFHTPMYFFLCNLSFLEIWFTTACVPKAIGVMLGTSQTISFTVCLLQFFFFLSMGSTECFLLAVMAYDRYLAICHPLRYSSLMNSTIAVLLALISWLCGFLAISVLASLIARLSFCGPNIINHFVCDIDSWIALSCTDTSLIELAAFIISIIVVVVSCAITLVSYFYIISTILRIPSAQGRQKAFSTCSAHLTVVTIWYGSITFLYVKPSAQNSLNLNKTINIFSTVVTPILNPFIYTLRNKEVKEALAKMFSRCSNWI, encoded by the coding sequence ATGGACCTCATGACCAGTAGAGAAACAGAAAACCAAACGAGTGTGCAAGAGTTCATATTACTGGGCTTTCCTGGCACTTGGTATTTCCGGATGTCCCTTGTTGTGCTGTTTTCTGTGATGTACATGCTAACAATCCTAGGGAATGTGTCCATCATAGCTTTAGTGTGGATCCACCCACAgttccacacccccatgtacttcttcctttGCAATCTCTCCTTCCTGGAGATCTGGTTCACCACAGCGTGTGTCCCCAAGGCTATTGGTGTCATGCTAGGGACAAGTCAAACTATCTCTTTCACGGTCTGCCTCCTGcaattcttttttttcctctccatgGGTTCTACAGAATGTTTTCTCCTGGCTGTCATGGCCTATGACCGCTATTTGGCCATATGCCACCCATTGCGCTACAGCTCCCTCATGAACAGCACCATCGCTGTTTTGCTGGCCCTTATCTCTTGGTTGTGTGGTTTCCTGGCTATCTCTGTGCTGGCATCTCTAATAGCCAGGTTGTCTTTCTGTGGCCCTAACATCATCAATCATTTTGTTTGTGACATAGATTCCTGGATAGCGCTTTCCTGCACTGACACAAGCCTCATTGAACTGGCAGCATTCATTATCTCAATCATTGTTGTCGTGGTTTCATGTGCGATAACACTGGTCTCCTACTTTTACATCATCTCCACCATCTTGAGAATCCCATCAGCCCAAGGccggcaaaaggccttttccacttgTTCTGCCCATCTCACTGTTGTGACTATCTGGTACGGCTCCATCACTTTTCTGTATGTCAAGCCTTCTGCACAGAACTCATTGAATTTGAATAAAACAATCAACATCTTTAGCACTGTTGTAACTCCAATATTAAACCCTTTCATTTACACTTTAAGAAACAAAGAGGTGAAGGAAGCCTTGGCAAAGATGTTCAGTAGGTGTTCAAACTGGATTTAG
- the LOC123346940 gene encoding olfactory receptor 6F1-like — MDLMAGAEIENQTSVQKFILLGFPGTWYFRISLAVVFSIMYFLTIVGNMSVIALVWTHPWLHSPMYFFLCNLSFLDIWYTTASAPKAIGIMLGKSQTISFIGCILQLYFIFSLGSTECLILAVMAYDRYLAICHPLRYSSLMNSTFSAQLALISWLCGFLVISVLASLISRLSFCGPNIISHFFCDIDSWIALSCTDTRLVELATFIISINVLLGSCAITLISYIYIISAICRIPSAQGRQKAFSTCSAHLTVVSIWYGSTIFLYVKPSAQNSLDLNKIVNIFSIIVTPLLNPFIYTLRNKEVKRALVKIISGM; from the coding sequence ATGGACCTCATGGCTGGAGCAGAAATAGAAAACCAAACCAGCGTGCAGAAGTTCATACTCCTGGGCTTTCCTGGCACTTGGTATTTTCGGATTTCCCTTGCAGTGGTGTTTTCAATTATGTATTTCCTTACAATAGTAGGGAATATGTCTGTTATAGCCTTAGTGTGGACTCACCCATGGCTCCACAGCCCCATGTATTTCTTTCTCTGCAATCTCTCCTTCCTGGATATCTGGTACACCACGGCCAGCGCCCCCAAGGCCATTGGTATCATGTTAGGGAAAAGCCAAACAATTTCCTTCATCGGCTGCATCCTGCAACTGTATTTCATATTCTCACTGGGCTCTACAGAATGTCTCATACTGGCTGTCATGGCATATGACCGCTATTTGGCCATATGTCATCCATTGCGCTACAGCTCCCTCATGAACAGCACCTTCTCTGCTCAGCTGGCCCTCATCTCTTGGCTGTGTGGGTTCCTGGTTATCTCTGTATTGGCATCTCTAATATCCAGGTTGTCTTTCTGTGGACCTAACATTATCAGTCACTTCTTCTGTGACATTGATTCCTGGATAGCACTTTCCTGCACTGACACGAGACTCGTTGAGCTGGCAACTTTTATCATCTCTATTAATGTCCTCCTGGGCTCATGTGCAATAACTCTAATCTCATACATTTACATCATCTCCGCCATCTGTAGAATCCCCTCAGCCCAAGGccggcaaaaggccttttccacttgCTCTGCCCATCTCACTGTCGTAAGTATCTGGTACGGCTCCACCATTTTTCTGTATGTCAAGCCTTCTGCACAGAACTCATTGGATTTAAACAAAATAGTCAACATCTTTAGCATTATTGTAACTCCTCTATTAAACCCTTTCATTTACACTCTAAGAAACAAAGAGGTGAAGCGAGCCCTGGTAAAGATAATCAGTGGGATGTAA